In one window of Qipengyuania gaetbuli DNA:
- a CDS encoding DUF5681 domain-containing protein, whose amino-acid sequence MTMAGGPKRSGRKSDGTFAPGNSLGGRTPGSRNKTTIAVEALLEGEHEALTRKAIDKALEGDVTALRLCLDRIAPARRDAPVSFVLPPIASAEDAVKASSAILAAVAAGEVTPDEGARVMSLLTAHKALVETCDLETRIAALEAK is encoded by the coding sequence ATGACGATGGCAGGCGGACCGAAAAGAAGCGGGCGAAAATCGGATGGTACGTTCGCGCCAGGTAACTCTCTGGGCGGGCGAACGCCGGGTTCGCGCAACAAGACGACAATAGCTGTCGAAGCGCTGCTAGAGGGCGAGCATGAGGCGTTGACGCGTAAGGCTATCGATAAGGCGCTTGAGGGGGACGTTACCGCGCTGCGACTGTGCTTGGATCGGATTGCACCCGCTAGGCGCGATGCGCCCGTTTCGTTTGTCCTCCCGCCCATTGCCTCGGCAGAGGACGCGGTGAAAGCCTCGTCCGCGATCTTGGCTGCTGTAGCGGCTGGCGAGGTCACGCCTGATGAAGGCGCAAGGGTTATGTCACTGCTCACGGCTCACAAGGCCCTCGTGGAAACCTGCGACCTAGAAACGCGCATTGCTGCGCTGGAGGCCAAATGA
- a CDS encoding thermonuclease family protein — protein sequence MLNVVASVALSVCAPGPHDNCVVDGDTFWISGEKVRIADIDAPEMDGRCPYESRLAVTSRDRLRQLLNSGEFKLHREGRDRYGRTLAVVTIDGYSVGDALVSEGLARTWTGRREPWC from the coding sequence GTGCTGAACGTCGTTGCCTCTGTCGCGCTATCCGTCTGCGCTCCAGGTCCACACGATAACTGCGTTGTCGATGGTGATACGTTTTGGATCTCCGGTGAAAAGGTCCGCATTGCTGACATAGACGCGCCAGAGATGGATGGGCGCTGCCCTTACGAAAGCCGCCTTGCCGTTACGTCGCGTGATCGCCTGCGCCAGCTTCTCAACTCGGGCGAGTTCAAGCTGCATAGAGAAGGGCGGGACCGTTACGGGCGAACGCTCGCGGTCGTCACCATCGACGGCTATTCTGTTGGCGATGCGCTCGTTAGCGAGGGGTTGGCGAGGACATGGACGGGTAGGCGGGAGCCGTGGTGTTAG